A genomic region of Oryza glaberrima chromosome 1, OglaRS2, whole genome shotgun sequence contains the following coding sequences:
- the LOC127773955 gene encoding UBP1-associated proteins 1C, with amino-acid sequence MVWFQCEDCGDDLKKPKLAGHFRSCSAYRLSCIDCGEFFTQETVQGHTQCISEAEKYGPKGQNKASNNAQGKQDKPKPNADVDINVGLSTYPPWFCSLCKTTTTSKQTLLSHADGKKHRAKAKAYHASQKQANGVEQTPKETVGAPVTESAQVNNERSTENERGVDNDAAKRKRASDTTSEEPDNTKRPNNLSVNSGEVVQSSNEEAETKAKSKGTKDELVSSANLKDSKKQKIKWKKIITKVLQTNPDGVLKLKKLQKLVTKELLECGLTEDKEQMHAILMDKISSSSRFSVDGKRIRLVAKD; translated from the exons ATGGTGTGGTTCCAGTGCGAGGACTGCGGCGACGACCTCAAGAAGCCCAAGCTCGCCGGCCACTTCCGCTCCTGCTCCGCCTACAGG CTCTCCTGCATCGACTGCGGCGAGTTCTTCACCCAGGAGACCGTCCAGGGCCACACCCAGTGCATCTCCGAGGCT GAGAAGTATGGTCCCAAGGGACAGAACAAAGCATCCAACAATGCACAGGGCAAGCAAGACAAGCCAAAGCCAAATGCTGATGTTGATATCAATGTCGGGCTGTCGACATATCCCCCTTGGTTCTGCAG CCTTTGCAAGACGACAACCACTAGCAAGCAAACACTCTTATCACATGCAGATGGCAAGAAGCACAGGGCAAAAGCAAAAGCCTATCATGCTTCTCAGAAGCAAGCAAATGGAGTTGAACAAACTCCCAAGGAAACTGTTGGTGCACCTGTGACAGAATCAGCACAAGTAAACAATGAGAGGAGTACTGAAAATGAAAGAGGTGTGGACAACGATGCAGCAAAGAGAAAGAGAGCAAGTGATACGACCTCAGAAGAGCCAGATAACACGAAAAGACCGAACAACTTGAGCGTGAACAGTGGAGAAGTGGTACAATCTTCAAATGAAGAGGCAGAAACCAAAGCAAAGAGCAAGGGTACTAAAGATGAATTAGTTAGTAGTGCCAACCTTAAAGACAGTAAAAAGCAGAAAATCAAGTGGAAGAAAATTATTACCAAAGTACTTCAGACG AATCCAGATGGAGTTCTGAAGTTAAAGAAGCTACAAAAGCTAGTAACTAAGGAACTTCTGGAATGTGGTCTGACAGAAGATAAGGAGCAGATGCATGCTATCTTGATGGATAAG ATTTCTTCAAGCTCCAGGTTTTCTGTTGATGGCAAGCGCATTAGATTGGTTGCAAAGGATTGA
- the LOC127773875 gene encoding probable protein phosphatase 2C 6, with product MEDVAVAAALAPAPAPAPVFSPAAAGLTLIAAAAADPIAAVVAGAMDGVVTVPPVRTASAVEDDAVAPGRGEEGGEASAVGSPCSVTSDCSSAASADFEGVGLGFFGAAADGGAAMVFEDSAASAATVEAEARVAAGARSVFAVECVPLWGHKSICGRRPEMEDAVVAVSRFFDIPLWMLTGNSVVDGLDPMSFRLPAHFFGVYDGHGGAQVANYCRERLHAALVEELSRIEGSVSGANLGSVEFKKKWEQAFVDCFSRVDEEVGGNASRGEAVAPETVGSTAVVAVICSSHIIVANCGDSRAVLCRGKQPVPLSVDHKPNREDEYARIEAEGGKVIQWNGYRVFGVLAMSRSIGDRYLKPWIIPVPEITIVPRAKDDECLVLASDGLWDVMSNEEVCDVARKRILLWHKKNGTNPASAPRSGDSSDPAAEAAAECLSKLALQKGSKDNISVIVVDLKAHRKFKSKS from the exons ATGGAggacgtggcggtggcggcggcgctcgctcctgcgccggcgccggctccggTTTTTAGCCCCGCCGCTGCGGGGCTCACGctgatcgccgccgcggccgcggaccCGATCGCGGCCGTGGTGGCGGGGGCCATGGACGGGGTGGTGACCGTGCCGCCGGTCaggacggcgtcggcggtggaggACGATGCGGTGGCaccggggaggggggaggaaggGGGGGAGGCGTCGGCGGTGGGGAGCCCGTGCTCGGTGACCAGCGACTGCAGCAGCGCGGCCAGCGCGGACTTCGAGGGGGTTGGCCTGGGATTcttcggggcggcggcggatggcggcgccgcTATGGTGTTCGAGGattcggcggcgtcggcggccacgGTCGAGGCAGAGGCACGCGTCGCGGCCGGGGCGAGGAGCGTCTTCGCCGTCGAGTGCGTGCCCCTGTGGGGGCACAAGTCGATTTGTGGCCGCCGGCCAGAAATGgaggacgccgtcgtcgccgtgtcCAGATTCTTCGACATCCCGCTATGGATGCTCACCGGCAACTCCGTCGTCGACGGCCTCGACCCCATGTCGTTCCGCCTCCCAGCACACTTCTTCGGTGTCTACGACGGCCACGGTGGCGCGCAG GTTGCAAATTACTGTCGGGAGCGGCTCCACGCTGCTTTGGTGGAGGAGCTGAGCAGGATAGAGGGGTCTGTGTCCGGTGCTAACTTGGGATCTGTGGAGTTCAAGAAGAAGTGGGAACAGGCGTTTGTGGACTGCTTCTCGAGGGTGGACGAGGAGGTGGGAGGCAATGCGAGCAGGGGAGAAGCTGTAGCACCCGAGACCGTGGGATCTACGGCTGTAGTCGCTGTGATCTGCTCCTCGCACATCATCGTTGCTAATTGTGGAGACTCACGGGCAGTGCTCTGTCGTGGCAAGCAGCCTGTGCCGCTATCAGTGGATCATAAA CCTAACAGGGAGGATGAATATGCAAGGATCGAGGCAGAAGGTGGTAAGGTTATACAGTGGAATGGCTATCGAGTTTTTGGTGTTCTTGCCATGTCGCGATCAATAG GTGACAGGTATCTCAAGCCATGGATAATTCCAGTCCCCGAGATCACTATTGTTCCTCGAGCAAAGGATGACGAATGTCTCGTTCTTGCTAGTGATGGTCTCTGGGACGTCATGTCAAACGAAGAGGTATGCGATGTTGCTCGCAAGCGAATACTGCTGTGGCACAAGAAGAATGGCACAAACCCAGCATCAGCCCCGCGAAGCGGTGACTCGTCAGATCCGGCAGCTGAAGCAGCTGCTGAGTGCTTGTCGAAGCTTGCTCTCCAGAAGGGGAGCAAGGACAACATTAGCGTCATTGTCGTTGACCTCAAGGCACATAGGAAGTTCAAGAGCAAAAGCTAA